Proteins from a single region of Gemmatimonadota bacterium:
- a CDS encoding Fic family protein — MNSFRPGFLESHPISPSLLSAVRAIGEHRGREQLHETRAPEVLETLREAALIASTESSNRIEGVSAPHERIEDLVVRGDRPRNRSEQEIAGYRDVLATIHANWAHMEFTPGLVLQLHRDLYRFVPGRGGHWKTAPNQITETLPDGTVRVRFDPVPPHRTAAAMETLHERFHVEWESGAIEPLLLIGAYVLDFLSIHPFLDGNGRMARLLTLLLLYRAGYGVGRYISLERVVEDTRDGYYEALFASSQDWHEGKHSLLPWWEYFLGVAVLTAYRVLDERVGAITSRRGAKRQMVMAAIHRLPETFSYAEVARACPGVSRPTIQRALRSLRDDGEIQLLRRGRDATWAKRPSE, encoded by the coding sequence TTGAACTCCTTCAGGCCCGGTTTTCTCGAGTCGCACCCCATCTCTCCCTCTCTCCTCAGCGCTGTTCGCGCCATCGGCGAGCATCGCGGCAGGGAGCAGCTCCACGAGACCCGGGCGCCGGAAGTGCTGGAGACGCTGCGGGAGGCGGCGCTCATCGCCAGCACCGAGTCCTCCAATCGGATCGAGGGGGTGAGCGCGCCGCACGAGCGGATCGAGGACTTGGTCGTCCGCGGGGACCGCCCGCGCAACCGATCCGAACAGGAGATAGCCGGCTACCGGGACGTGCTCGCCACGATACACGCGAACTGGGCGCACATGGAGTTCACTCCTGGACTGGTTCTGCAGCTCCACCGAGACCTATACCGGTTCGTGCCCGGTCGTGGAGGACACTGGAAGACGGCCCCAAACCAGATCACCGAGACGCTCCCTGACGGCACGGTGCGGGTCCGGTTCGATCCCGTCCCGCCGCACCGTACGGCGGCCGCGATGGAGACCCTTCACGAGCGGTTTCACGTCGAATGGGAGTCCGGTGCGATCGAGCCGCTTCTGCTGATCGGTGCGTACGTGCTCGACTTCCTCTCCATCCATCCGTTCCTGGACGGCAACGGCCGCATGGCGCGGCTTCTCACGCTCCTACTTCTCTACCGGGCCGGGTACGGCGTCGGGCGCTACATCAGCCTGGAGCGAGTGGTCGAAGACACTCGCGACGGATACTACGAGGCGTTGTTCGCCTCCTCCCAGGATTGGCACGAAGGGAAGCACTCTTTGCTACCCTGGTGGGAATACTTCCTCGGCGTGGCGGTGCTGACAGCGTATCGTGTCCTGGACGAGCGCGTCGGCGCGATCACGTCCAGGCGAGGCGCCAAGCGGCAGATGGTGATGGCGGCCATCCATAGGCTCCCCGAGACCTTCAGCTACGCGGAGGTCGCGCGCGCCTGCCCCGGCGTCAGCCGCCCGACGATTCAGCGCGCTCTTCGGTCGCTGAGGGATGATGGGGAGATCCAGCTCCTTCGGAGGGGGCGCGACGCGACGTGGGCGAAGCGGCCAAGCGAATGA